The Halogranum gelatinilyticum genome contains a region encoding:
- a CDS encoding DNA-methyltransferase → MHSTHVLRASDAADMTAVADRSVDLVVTSPPYPMIEMWDDLFTERDSEVREALEAGDGDAAFERMHAQLDAVWDEVARVLAPGGIACINVGDAVRSLAGRFQQFPNHARVIDALTERGLHSLPDILWRKPTNRLTKFMGSGMLPPSAYVALEHEYILVFRNGDAREFPRGDPERYESAFFWEERNEWFSDLWSFTGTDQSLTASGRTADDEGRGRSAAFPLELPLRLIRMYSTYGDTVLDPFAGTGTTTLAAMHAGRDSVGYELDADLVRGFGDRLTDLPAVSQQRTRERLDRHRAAIADRDTSYEAAHYDVPVVTKQERQIRLYGVADVDSTDSDSADDDPVDGDDGTVGYRVEHTPIEDLVDLGAAVADDD, encoded by the coding sequence GTGCACTCAACCCACGTCCTCCGAGCGAGCGACGCGGCGGACATGACGGCCGTCGCCGACCGCTCGGTCGACTTGGTCGTCACCTCCCCACCCTATCCGATGATCGAAATGTGGGACGACCTCTTCACAGAGCGTGACTCGGAGGTCCGCGAGGCCCTCGAGGCGGGCGACGGCGACGCGGCGTTCGAGCGGATGCACGCCCAACTCGACGCCGTCTGGGACGAGGTCGCCCGCGTCCTCGCACCCGGCGGCATCGCCTGCATCAACGTCGGCGACGCCGTCCGCTCGCTGGCCGGCCGCTTCCAGCAGTTTCCCAACCACGCCCGCGTCATCGACGCCTTGACCGAGCGCGGCCTCCACTCGCTGCCCGACATCCTCTGGCGCAAGCCCACCAACCGTCTGACGAAGTTCATGGGGTCGGGGATGTTGCCGCCGAGTGCCTACGTCGCGCTCGAACACGAGTATATTCTCGTCTTCCGAAACGGCGACGCCCGCGAGTTCCCCCGCGGCGACCCCGAACGCTACGAGAGTGCCTTCTTCTGGGAGGAGCGCAACGAGTGGTTCTCGGACCTCTGGTCGTTCACCGGCACGGACCAGAGCCTCACGGCCAGTGGCCGCACGGCCGACGACGAGGGCCGCGGTCGGTCGGCGGCGTTCCCGCTGGAACTCCCGCTCAGACTGATTCGGATGTACTCGACCTACGGCGATACGGTCCTCGACCCCTTCGCGGGCACGGGAACGACGACGCTCGCGGCGATGCACGCCGGTCGCGACTCGGTCGGCTACGAACTCGACGCCGACCTCGTCCGCGGCTTCGGCGACCGGCTGACGGACCTCCCAGCGGTCTCACAACAACGGACGCGCGAGCGACTCGACCGCCACCGCGCCGCCATCGCCGACCGCGATACGAGTTACGAGGCGGCCCACTACGACGTGCCGGTCGTGACGAAACAGGAACGGCAGATCCGACTCTACGGCGTCGCCGACGTCGACTCGACTGACAGCGACTCGGCTGACGACGACCCGGTCGACGGCGACGACGGAACCGTCGGCTACCGCGTCGAGCACACGCCCATCGAGGATCTCGTCGACCTCGGAGCGGCCGTCGCCGACGACGACTGA
- a CDS encoding DUF7575 domain-containing protein codes for MAPTDRRALVAVLVSVVGLTVGLVGAGHVYLREWRRAFAWFALVLGTGLVLTSIFADPLDATPESLPLTVTLPVLVLVSLSVYDAYSLGQRQAVGGSDADVPTCPHCGGALDPTLDFCHWCTQPLATEQSADVDT; via the coding sequence ATGGCTCCCACCGACCGGCGCGCACTCGTTGCGGTCCTCGTCAGCGTCGTCGGGCTGACCGTCGGTCTCGTGGGCGCAGGCCACGTCTACTTGCGGGAGTGGCGACGTGCTTTTGCCTGGTTCGCGCTCGTCCTCGGGACCGGGCTCGTCCTCACGTCGATCTTCGCCGACCCGCTCGACGCGACGCCGGAGTCGTTGCCGCTCACGGTGACGCTGCCGGTACTCGTGTTGGTCTCGTTGAGCGTCTACGACGCCTACTCGCTCGGGCAGCGACAGGCCGTCGGCGGGTCGGACGCGGACGTGCCGACCTGTCCGCACTGCGGCGGCGCGCTCGACCCGACGCTCGACTTCTGTCACTGGTGTACGCAGCCGCTCGCGACCGAGCAGTCGGCCGACGTCGACACGTAG
- a CDS encoding 3-dehydroquinate synthase II, whose product MTRSVWLKADSTVGDWETRKKRITAGLESGVDWVLVDEDDVGRVRDLGDVKVAAFLQDAEAFVLDAEEQAGEGEPVARADAYIVGKDGEGDGTVDLPSDFSGSADLTTLRRNDDRAQGAYVRIFDQDYESFAEEAAHDAEFTLVVGENWQIIPLENLIARIGDETDLITGVTTAEEAKTAFETLELGADGVLLDSDSPDEIRKTVEVRDAAERETLELTWAEVTAVERTGMADRVCVDTGNLLEHDEGMLVGSMGRGLFFVHAETAESPYVASRPFRVNAGAVHAYVRTPGGETKYLSELKSGDEVQVVNTDGQTREAIVGRVKIEKRPMFRVEADVGGDRIETLLQNAETIKVPTSEGRKAVTDLQEGDEMLVYYEDTARHFGEAVEESIIEK is encoded by the coding sequence ATGACACGCAGCGTCTGGCTGAAGGCCGACAGCACCGTCGGCGACTGGGAGACACGAAAGAAGCGAATCACGGCCGGTCTCGAATCCGGCGTCGACTGGGTCCTCGTCGACGAGGACGACGTCGGCCGCGTCCGCGACCTCGGCGACGTGAAGGTCGCCGCCTTCCTGCAGGACGCCGAGGCGTTCGTCCTCGACGCCGAAGAGCAGGCCGGTGAGGGCGAGCCGGTCGCCCGCGCGGACGCCTACATCGTCGGCAAGGACGGCGAAGGCGACGGCACGGTCGACCTCCCCTCGGACTTCTCCGGCTCTGCGGACCTGACGACGCTCCGCCGCAACGACGACCGCGCACAGGGTGCCTACGTCCGCATCTTCGACCAGGACTACGAGTCCTTCGCCGAGGAGGCCGCCCACGACGCCGAGTTCACGCTCGTCGTCGGCGAGAACTGGCAGATCATCCCGCTGGAGAACCTCATCGCCCGCATCGGCGACGAGACGGACCTCATCACTGGCGTGACGACGGCCGAGGAGGCCAAGACCGCGTTCGAGACGCTCGAACTCGGTGCCGACGGCGTCCTGCTGGACTCCGACAGCCCCGACGAGATCCGCAAGACGGTCGAGGTCCGCGACGCCGCCGAGCGCGAGACGCTAGAGCTGACGTGGGCCGAAGTGACCGCCGTCGAACGAACCGGCATGGCCGACCGCGTCTGCGTCGACACCGGGAACCTCCTCGAACACGACGAGGGGATGCTCGTCGGCTCGATGGGTCGCGGCCTCTTCTTCGTCCACGCCGAGACCGCCGAGTCGCCCTACGTCGCCTCGCGCCCGTTCCGCGTCAACGCGGGTGCCGTCCACGCCTACGTCCGGACGCCCGGCGGCGAGACGAAGTATCTCTCGGAACTCAAGAGCGGCGACGAGGTGCAGGTCGTCAACACGGACGGACAGACCCGCGAGGCCATCGTCGGCCGCGTGAAGATCGAGAAGCGGCCGATGTTCCGCGTCGAGGCCGACGTCGGCGGCGACCGCATCGAGACGCTGCTGCAGAACGCCGAGACCATCAAGGTCCCCACGAGCGAGGGTCGGAAGGCTGTCACCGACCTCCAAGAGGGCGACGAGATGCTCGTCTACTACGAGGACACGGCGCGACACTTCGGCGAGGCCGTCGAAGAGAGCATCATCGAGAAATAG
- a CDS encoding flippase-like domain-containing protein, with protein MNRSVEVSVVLPAYNEANTIEGTVRTTLSTLSSFLPDDSYEVLVAEDGCDDRTPEIADRMAAEDPRVRHFHSDERLGRGGALNRAFEAADGDVLVYFDTDLATDMKHLEELVERVRSGEYDVATGSRWMRENVAKRPAKRGVPSRFYNLFVRLFLRSDLRDHQCGFKAFSREAFETLRDDVKDNHWFWDTEMLVRAQRAGLRVAEFPVDWTPKGDTKVDLVRDVFGMGSQIIRTWWELSVEPRIDRKVSMAVGVLMTLVAIALMTVYIDFGEVLRQMAQADPVLVGAAAAVYLLSWPLRGTRYRDILDELGYPSSWKFLTGAIFISQTGNLVFPARLGDGVRAYVVKARRGVPYPSGFASLAAERVFDLLSLVVLAGSVLVGLTLTGGTADLIAGITGSGSVGTVDRSTARIATAVAAVVGLGAIVAVGAIVASARSDSQFIRRAIGRVSNDSYADLVAGVVERFVSDLQRAAGTRKAFATVGLSSLLIWTLDVATAFLVLLALGVGSGASAVGMVSLVAVSFFAVSVGNLAKVLPLSPGGIGLYEAAFTVLVVALTPIPAAAALGAAFLDHAVKNIVTAIGGIVSMASLNVSLTTAVEESADVREHDSTEIAQD; from the coding sequence ATGAACAGGTCGGTCGAAGTAAGCGTCGTCCTCCCCGCTTACAACGAAGCGAACACCATCGAGGGGACCGTCCGGACGACACTGTCGACCCTCTCGTCGTTCCTCCCCGACGACAGCTACGAGGTCCTCGTTGCCGAGGACGGCTGTGACGACCGGACGCCCGAAATCGCAGACCGCATGGCCGCCGAGGACCCCCGGGTCCGACATTTCCACAGCGACGAACGACTGGGTCGCGGCGGCGCGCTCAACCGGGCGTTCGAGGCCGCCGACGGCGACGTGCTCGTCTACTTCGACACGGACCTCGCGACCGACATGAAGCATCTCGAAGAGCTGGTCGAACGGGTCCGCTCCGGCGAGTACGACGTCGCCACCGGCTCGCGCTGGATGCGCGAGAACGTGGCGAAACGGCCCGCCAAGCGCGGCGTCCCCAGCCGCTTCTACAACCTCTTCGTCCGGCTCTTCCTCCGCTCGGACCTCCGGGACCACCAGTGTGGCTTCAAGGCGTTCAGCCGCGAGGCGTTCGAGACGCTCCGTGACGACGTGAAGGACAACCACTGGTTCTGGGACACGGAGATGCTCGTCCGCGCCCAGCGCGCCGGACTCCGCGTCGCGGAGTTCCCGGTCGACTGGACGCCGAAGGGCGACACGAAGGTCGACCTCGTCCGCGACGTCTTCGGGATGGGCAGCCAGATCATCCGGACGTGGTGGGAGCTGTCGGTCGAACCGCGCATCGACCGGAAAGTCTCGATGGCCGTCGGCGTCCTGATGACGCTCGTCGCCATCGCTCTGATGACCGTCTACATCGACTTCGGGGAGGTGCTGCGGCAGATGGCACAGGCCGACCCGGTACTCGTCGGCGCGGCCGCCGCGGTCTACCTCCTCTCGTGGCCACTGCGCGGGACCCGCTACCGCGACATCCTCGACGAGTTGGGCTATCCGAGCAGTTGGAAGTTCCTGACTGGAGCCATCTTCATCAGCCAGACCGGCAACCTCGTCTTCCCGGCACGCCTCGGTGACGGGGTCCGCGCGTACGTCGTGAAGGCCCGCCGTGGCGTCCCGTATCCCTCCGGCTTCGCGTCGCTCGCGGCCGAGCGGGTCTTCGACCTGCTGTCGCTCGTCGTGCTCGCGGGGAGCGTCCTCGTCGGGTTGACGCTGACCGGCGGAACCGCAGACTTGATCGCTGGAATCACGGGCAGCGGCTCCGTGGGTACCGTCGACCGGAGTACAGCCCGCATCGCGACGGCCGTCGCTGCCGTCGTCGGACTCGGAGCCATCGTCGCCGTCGGAGCCATCGTCGCCAGCGCCCGCTCGGACAGCCAGTTCATCCGCCGTGCTATCGGCCGCGTCAGCAACGACTCCTACGCCGACCTCGTCGCGGGCGTCGTCGAGCGGTTCGTGAGCGACCTCCAGCGCGCCGCAGGCACGCGCAAGGCGTTCGCGACGGTCGGGCTGTCGAGTCTCCTCATCTGGACGCTCGACGTCGCCACGGCCTTCCTCGTGCTGCTCGCACTGGGTGTCGGCTCGGGCGCGAGCGCGGTCGGGATGGTCTCGCTCGTCGCCGTCTCCTTCTTCGCGGTCAGCGTGGGCAACCTCGCGAAGGTCCTGCCGCTCTCTCCCGGCGGCATCGGTCTCTACGAGGCAGCGTTCACCGTCCTCGTCGTCGCCTTGACCCCGATTCCGGCGGCGGCGGCGCTCGGGGCGGCCTTCCTCGACCACGCGGTGAAGAACATCGTCACCGCCATCGGCGGCATCGTCTCGATGGCGTCGCTCAACGTCTCGCTGACGACCGCCGTCGAGGAGTCCGCCGACGTTCGCGAGCACGACAGCACCGAGATCGCACAGGACTGA
- the yjjX gene encoding inosine/xanthosine triphosphatase: MHIGVGSGNPVKRRAVEQVFSDAAVESVAVASGVSEQPTGHAETVAGAENRARAVLDAGDYDYGVGLEGGVAEFEGTDDLYLVMWAAVTDGERVGRGSGPSLALPGHVADRLRAGEELGPVMDDVLGTDDIAKQEGAAGALSGGRIDRATALGAAVAGAFGPFVTDHYDR, encoded by the coding sequence ATGCACATCGGAGTCGGCAGCGGCAACCCCGTCAAGCGACGCGCGGTCGAACAGGTCTTTTCCGACGCAGCGGTCGAGTCCGTCGCCGTCGCCTCGGGCGTGAGCGAACAGCCGACCGGCCACGCCGAGACCGTCGCGGGCGCGGAAAACCGCGCACGGGCGGTGCTCGACGCCGGCGACTACGACTACGGCGTCGGTCTCGAAGGCGGCGTCGCGGAGTTCGAAGGAACTGACGACCTCTATCTCGTCATGTGGGCCGCCGTCACCGACGGCGAACGCGTCGGCCGCGGCTCGGGGCCGAGTCTCGCACTCCCCGGCCACGTCGCCGACCGCCTCCGTGCCGGCGAGGAACTCGGTCCCGTGATGGACGACGTGCTCGGCACTGACGACATCGCGAAACAGGAGGGTGCCGCGGGCGCGCTCTCCGGGGGTCGCATCGACCGCGCCACCGCGCTCGGCGCGGCCGTCGCGGGCGCGTTCGGCCCGTTCGTGACGGATCACTACGACCGATAG
- a CDS encoding type I 3-dehydroquinate dehydratase — MDFDSFTLAASTADLAEEPAAREHADIVEFRMDLASDPLAALDAYDGELPLLVTNRATWEGGEAAEPDEAGRFDTLAAATEYDAVAAVDVELRALTGDSDAVTDTSHATALRDLARERDVTVVASVHDFEATPPAERLRDLLDTAASEGDVGKLAVTAHDRSDTLALLSATHEATAAGERVATMAMGEAGRHTRAVAPVYGSKLGYAPVDPENATAPGQYDLATLAGLVAALDAPES; from the coding sequence ATGGACTTCGATTCGTTCACGCTCGCGGCGAGCACGGCCGACCTCGCCGAGGAACCGGCCGCCCGCGAGCACGCCGATATCGTCGAGTTCCGGATGGACCTCGCGAGCGACCCGCTCGCGGCACTCGACGCCTACGACGGCGAGCTACCGCTCCTGGTGACCAACCGCGCGACGTGGGAGGGTGGGGAGGCCGCCGAACCCGACGAAGCCGGCCGGTTCGACACCTTGGCGGCGGCCACCGAGTACGACGCCGTCGCCGCCGTTGACGTCGAACTCCGAGCACTCACCGGTGACTCCGACGCAGTGACGGATACGTCGCACGCGACGGCCCTCCGTGACCTCGCCCGCGAGCGTGACGTGACGGTCGTCGCCTCGGTCCACGACTTCGAGGCGACCCCGCCCGCCGAGCGGCTCCGCGACCTGCTCGACACGGCCGCGAGCGAGGGCGACGTCGGCAAGCTCGCGGTGACGGCCCACGACCGCAGCGACACGCTCGCGCTCCTCTCGGCGACCCACGAGGCGACGGCAGCGGGCGAGCGCGTGGCGACGATGGCGATGGGCGAGGCGGGCCGTCACACCCGCGCGGTCGCGCCGGTCTACGGCTCGAAACTCGGCTACGCGCCGGTCGACCCCGAGAACGCGACCGCACCGGGGCAGTACGACCTGGCGACGCTCGCGGGGCTCGTGGCCGCGCTCGACGCACCCGAGAGTTAA
- the trpB gene encoding tryptophan synthase subunit beta — protein sequence MSTDSDGVEANRTDGKFGDYGGQYVPEALMPAIEELEDAYERYVLNNEDGFMDEFRRRIRDFGGRPTPLQRADRLSERYGREVYLKREDLLHGGAHKLNNALGQVLLAKYMGKERIVAETGAGQHGTATAMAAAHLGMPCEIYMGKRDINRQRPNVFRMRINGAEVNPVTVGRGTLKEAISETMRDWATTVETTHYVIGSVVGPHPFPSMVRDFQAVISEEARRQSKEQFGGLPDSVLACAGGGSNTMGAFANFVEDADVGLYAVEAGGSSLQVDEEKGVAPNSASLSTGDEGVLHGARTKLLQDRDGQIMESHSVSSGLDYAGVGPELAYLVDEGRVTPVNVDDDAALEAFHRLSQEEGIIPALETAHAFAYLHEEYEQLGETVVVNVSGRGDKDLESAIEETAKRDIPNAPDMDMFIGGL from the coding sequence ATGAGTACGGATTCAGACGGCGTCGAGGCGAACAGAACAGACGGGAAGTTCGGTGACTACGGCGGCCAGTACGTGCCGGAGGCACTGATGCCCGCCATCGAAGAACTCGAGGACGCGTACGAGCGGTACGTCCTGAACAACGAGGACGGCTTCATGGACGAGTTCCGCCGCCGCATCCGCGACTTCGGCGGCCGACCAACGCCGCTCCAGCGGGCGGACCGGCTCTCGGAGCGATACGGGAGAGAGGTCTACCTCAAGCGCGAGGACCTGCTCCACGGCGGCGCGCACAAGCTGAACAACGCGCTCGGTCAGGTGCTTCTGGCGAAATATATGGGCAAAGAGCGGATCGTCGCCGAGACCGGCGCGGGCCAACACGGCACCGCGACGGCGATGGCGGCCGCCCATCTCGGGATGCCCTGTGAGATCTACATGGGCAAGCGCGACATCAACCGCCAGCGGCCCAACGTCTTCCGGATGCGCATCAACGGCGCGGAGGTCAACCCCGTGACCGTCGGCCGCGGCACGCTGAAGGAGGCCATCTCGGAGACGATGCGTGACTGGGCGACGACCGTCGAGACGACCCACTACGTCATCGGGTCGGTCGTCGGTCCCCATCCGTTCCCGAGCATGGTTCGGGACTTCCAAGCCGTAATTTCGGAGGAGGCCCGCCGACAGTCCAAAGAGCAGTTCGGCGGCCTGCCGGACTCCGTACTCGCCTGCGCGGGCGGCGGTTCGAACACGATGGGTGCCTTCGCCAACTTCGTCGAGGACGCGGACGTCGGGCTGTACGCCGTCGAGGCTGGCGGCAGCAGTCTCCAGGTCGACGAGGAGAAAGGCGTCGCCCCGAACTCCGCGTCGCTCTCGACGGGCGACGAAGGCGTCCTCCACGGCGCGCGGACGAAGCTCCTCCAGGACCGCGACGGCCAGATTATGGAGTCCCACAGCGTCTCCTCCGGACTCGATTACGCCGGTGTCGGTCCCGAACTCGCGTATCTCGTCGACGAGGGCCGCGTGACGCCCGTCAACGTCGACGACGACGCCGCACTGGAAGCCTTCCACCGCCTGTCGCAGGAGGAGGGCATCATCCCGGCACTGGAGACCGCCCACGCCTTCGCGTACCTCCACGAGGAGTACGAGCAGTTGGGTGAAACGGTCGTCGTCAACGTCTCCGGCCGCGGCGACAAAGATTTAGAGTCCGCTATCGAGGAGACCGCCAAACGCGACATCCCGAACGCACCGGACATGGATATGTTCATCGGGGGACTCTAA
- the trpA gene encoding tryptophan synthase subunit alpha, with the protein MSRIPEVFADPDDPAFIPYLAVGDPDYESSLEYVEALERGGADLIELGLPFSEPIAEGPTIQSAVVRSLEGGMTPTRFFEFVEDLDVDVPLVCMTYYNLIYQYGEEQGPRPFVEKASQVGLDGFVVPDLPAEEAGPLREACDEFDLDLVFIVAPTTQGDRLTRIMDQVSGYVYVQARLGVTGAQDDVSEETGQSLERLADWDVPKAVGFGIKTGDHAANIVAGGADGIIVGSALVDIVAQGHEDGDSAAEVAARLEEKARELKAGAVRGAEQRVPHPERQ; encoded by the coding sequence ATGAGCCGAATCCCCGAGGTCTTCGCCGACCCCGACGACCCGGCGTTCATCCCCTATTTGGCTGTCGGCGACCCGGACTACGAGTCGTCGCTCGAATACGTCGAGGCACTCGAACGCGGCGGTGCGGACCTCATCGAACTCGGTCTGCCCTTCTCGGAACCCATCGCCGAGGGACCGACCATCCAGTCGGCCGTCGTCCGCTCGCTGGAAGGCGGGATGACGCCGACGCGGTTCTTCGAGTTCGTCGAGGACCTCGACGTCGACGTCCCGCTCGTCTGCATGACGTACTACAATCTCATCTACCAGTATGGAGAAGAACAGGGACCGCGCCCCTTCGTCGAGAAAGCGTCCCAAGTCGGTCTCGACGGCTTCGTCGTCCCCGACCTCCCGGCCGAGGAAGCCGGGCCGCTGCGCGAGGCCTGCGACGAGTTCGACCTCGATCTCGTCTTCATCGTCGCGCCGACGACGCAGGGCGACCGGCTCACGCGCATCATGGACCAGGTCTCGGGCTACGTCTACGTGCAGGCCCGCCTCGGCGTCACCGGCGCGCAGGACGACGTCTCCGAGGAGACCGGCCAGAGCCTCGAACGGCTCGCCGACTGGGACGTCCCGAAGGCGGTCGGCTTCGGTATCAAGACCGGCGACCACGCCGCGAACATCGTCGCTGGCGGCGCGGACGGCATCATCGTCGGCAGCGCGCTCGTCGATATCGTCGCGCAGGGCCACGAAGACGGCGACAGCGCGGCCGAGGTGGCCGCCCGCCTGGAGGAGAAGGCCCGCGAACTGAAAGCCGGTGCCGTCCGCGGTGCCGAGCAACGTGTACCGCATCCGGAACGGCAATAA
- a CDS encoding transcription initiation factor IIB codes for MSEKTQTRTHATERTQPGTETLRCPECDGNVVTDEGHGETVCADCGLVVSEDSVDRGPEWRAFNSSEKDQKSRVGAPTTHTMHDRGLSTNIDWRNKDAYGNSLGSRQRQKMQRLRKWNERFRTRDSKERNLKQALGEIDRMASALGLPQAVRETASVIYRRALNEDLLPGRSIEGVATSCVYAAARMAGVPRSLDEITGVSRVEKSEVARTYRYVVRELKLEVRPADPESYVPRFASSLGLSEETERRARQLLRNAKEKGVHSGKSPVGLAAAAVYAAALLTNEKTTQAAVSDVADISEVTIRNRYHELLEAEEGLGVA; via the coding sequence ATGAGTGAAAAGACGCAGACCCGGACGCACGCAACGGAGCGAACGCAACCGGGTACCGAGACGCTTCGATGTCCCGAATGTGATGGTAACGTCGTTACCGACGAGGGCCACGGTGAGACAGTCTGTGCGGACTGTGGACTCGTCGTCTCCGAGGACTCCGTCGACCGCGGGCCGGAGTGGCGCGCGTTCAACTCTTCGGAGAAAGACCAGAAGTCGCGCGTCGGCGCGCCGACGACCCACACGATGCACGACCGCGGCCTGTCGACCAACATCGACTGGCGCAACAAGGACGCCTACGGCAACTCGCTGGGCTCCAGACAACGCCAGAAGATGCAACGGCTCCGCAAGTGGAACGAACGCTTCCGCACGAGAGATTCCAAAGAACGCAACCTCAAGCAGGCACTCGGCGAGATCGACCGCATGGCGAGCGCGCTCGGCCTGCCGCAGGCCGTCCGCGAGACCGCGTCTGTCATCTACCGCCGCGCGCTCAACGAGGACCTCCTCCCCGGCCGCTCCATCGAGGGCGTCGCCACCTCGTGTGTCTACGCCGCCGCGAGGATGGCCGGTGTCCCCCGCTCGCTCGACGAGATCACGGGCGTCTCCCGCGTCGAGAAGAGCGAGGTCGCCCGGACCTACCGCTACGTCGTCCGCGAACTCAAACTCGAAGTCCGCCCCGCCGACCCCGAGAGCTACGTCCCCCGGTTCGCCTCCTCGCTCGGCCTCTCCGAGGAGACCGAACGGCGCGCCCGCCAACTCCTGCGGAACGCCAAAGAGAAGGGCGTCCACAGCGGGAAGTCGCCGGTCGGTCTCGCCGCCGCCGCCGTCTACGCCGCTGCCCTCCTCACCAACGAGAAGACGACGCAGGCGGCCGTCAGCGACGTGGCCGACATCAGCGAGGTCACCATCCGCAACCGCTACCACGAACTGCTCGAAGCCGAGGAAGGTCTCGGCGTCGCGTAG
- a CDS encoding 2-amino-3,7-dideoxy-D-threo-hept-6-ulosonate synthase, producing MNAGLRSRLDRISTDDRYLIVPMDHGITLGPVKGLKDLESTVDAITRGGADAVLTHKGTAKRVHPHKNGKGYIVHLNASTVIGPDENDKRLTGSVEEAIRVGADAVSFHINVGSDYEPKQMTQLGELTETAHRFGIPVLAMAYARGPGIDEQDPESLGHAVRLAEELGADVVKTAYSGDAESFRHVVDSTTLPVVIAGGSKGTNRHTVEMVRGTMDAGAAGVSMGRSIFQHDDPEAIARAVSAVIHDDLSAEEALDVAELAPDE from the coding sequence ATGAACGCAGGACTCCGCTCTCGACTCGACCGCATCTCGACAGACGACCGCTACCTCATCGTCCCGATGGACCACGGGATCACACTCGGCCCGGTCAAGGGCCTGAAAGACCTCGAATCGACCGTCGACGCCATCACGCGCGGCGGGGCCGACGCCGTCCTCACGCACAAAGGCACGGCGAAACGCGTCCATCCGCACAAGAACGGCAAGGGCTACATCGTCCACCTCAACGCGTCGACGGTCATCGGTCCCGACGAGAACGACAAGCGGCTGACCGGAAGCGTGGAAGAGGCCATCCGCGTCGGTGCCGACGCCGTCTCCTTCCACATCAACGTCGGCAGCGACTACGAGCCGAAGCAGATGACCCAGCTCGGCGAGCTGACCGAGACGGCCCACCGCTTCGGCATTCCCGTCCTCGCGATGGCCTACGCTCGCGGTCCTGGTATAGACGAACAGGACCCCGAGAGCCTCGGTCACGCCGTCCGCCTCGCCGAAGAACTCGGAGCCGACGTCGTCAAGACCGCCTACAGCGGCGACGCCGAGAGCTTCCGCCACGTCGTCGACTCGACGACGCTCCCGGTCGTCATCGCCGGCGGCAGCAAGGGAACGAACCGACACACCGTCGAGATGGTCCGCGGCACGATGGACGCCGGGGCCGCCGGAGTCTCGATGGGCCGCAGCATCTTCCAGCACGACGACCCCGAGGCCATCGCCCGCGCCGTCTCGGCGGTCATCCACGACGACCTGAGTGCCGAGGAGGCACTGGACGTCGCGGAACTCGCCCCCGACGAGTAA
- a CDS encoding helical backbone metal receptor — MSDGPRVVSLAPSATATLSAMGAADCLVGVTAHCDLDRPVVGGWLNPNVDRLADLDPDLLLTCDDLQADIRDDLRESGFTVHHTAPTTLDDALASFEEIGATVGRPEAGRQLAADCRRRLDRVADRVDHIPADERPVVYCEEWSDPPMAAGNWVPEAVAAAGGRYPFVEPGDRSREVSESTVVAADPDHVVLHVCGHGDGVSPERVEGRGWDLDAPVHVLDDALLNQPSPRLVDGIERLADIIHATPTARNVTAAE; from the coding sequence ATGTCCGACGGACCTCGCGTCGTCTCGCTCGCGCCGAGCGCGACGGCGACCCTCTCGGCGATGGGTGCGGCCGACTGCCTCGTGGGCGTCACCGCCCACTGTGATCTCGACCGCCCCGTCGTCGGCGGCTGGCTCAATCCGAACGTCGACCGACTAGCCGACCTCGACCCGGACCTTCTCTTGACCTGTGACGACCTCCAGGCCGACATCCGTGACGACCTGCGCGAGTCGGGGTTCACCGTCCACCACACCGCGCCGACGACACTGGACGACGCACTCGCGTCGTTCGAGGAGATCGGTGCGACGGTCGGCCGCCCCGAGGCAGGACGCCAACTCGCCGCGGACTGTCGTCGCCGACTCGACCGCGTCGCCGACAGGGTCGACCACATCCCCGCGGACGAGCGGCCCGTCGTCTACTGCGAGGAGTGGTCCGACCCGCCGATGGCCGCCGGAAACTGGGTCCCCGAGGCCGTCGCCGCGGCGGGTGGCCGCTATCCCTTCGTCGAGCCGGGCGACCGCTCGCGGGAGGTTTCGGAGTCTACGGTCGTCGCCGCCGACCCCGACCACGTCGTCCTCCACGTCTGCGGCCATGGCGACGGCGTCAGCCCGGAGCGCGTCGAGGGTCGCGGCTGGGACCTCGACGCGCCGGTCCACGTCCTCGACGACGCGCTGCTCAACCAACCCAGCCCCCGGCTCGTCGACGGTATCGAACGGCTCGCCGACATCATCCACGCGACTCCGACAGCCCGAAACGTCACCGCTGCGGAGTGA